Within the Borreliella valaisiana VS116 genome, the region TCCTACTATTCCACACCAAAAAATCTTAATATAAAGCCTATAACACCCCTTCTTTTTCTGCTATCTAGAGAAACCTCTTCAAGAGTAGCAACAATAGAATCAAGACAATAACTAGCTTTGCTATTTGGATTTACCAAAACAAAAGGTTTTTGCTTAAAAACAGAACTCCTAACATTTTGATCCTCATAAATATATCCCAAATAATCAATATTTAAATTTAAAAATTGCCCTGAAATATCTATAACCTTTTTGGCAACCCCCTTAGCCTCACTAACATTAGCTACTCTATTAACAATAAGTCTTAAATTTTTCAAATTCTCCATCTTATAAGACAATACCTTTATTATTCCATAAGCATCCGTAATCGAAGTAGGCTCTGGGGTAGTAACAATAACAACATCGTCACTGGAAAGCAAAAACGAAATAACTTGTCTTGAAATCCCAGCACTAGTGTCTATTACAACTATATCATATTCATATATTTTTAATAATTCTTTTATAAATTTATTAACATCAACATCAGAGAGATCTAAAAGCTCCATTGTACCAGAAGCACCGGCTAAAAGATCAATATTGTACTCTGTCTTTGTTATTACTTCCCTAATATCACGACTTTGAGCAATCATATGATATATGCTGTACTTGGGAATAACACCAAGCAAAATATTAACATTAGCCATTCCAATGTCAGCATCTAGTATTAATACCTTTTTGCCAAGCTCAGAATATTTAAGAGCAAGTCCAATTGCAATATTGCTTTTGCCAACACCGCCTTTACCACTACTAACAGCAATAAATCTTGTTTTACTGTTTTGAACTTTCTCATCAACTGAAAAATTAAATTTACCATTTAATCTCATCATATCTCTTAAACTTTGAGCTTGATCTTCCATTATAACTTTCCTTAATAATAAGATTTACTTTTTATTTTCTTAATAAACTCTGCATCATCGCTTATTCTGTAGCCATTTATTCTTCTAATAAAAGTAAGTGGTTCTGCAACACTGATATTATGAGGAACAATTTGCCCATCCGTAACATAAGAAACTACTTTCTTCATTTCATAAATCAAACTTATCAAATTTCCAACACAAGTGGTTTCATCCACTTTGGTAAAAATTACAGTTTTATAATTAAAAGGAGAGAATTGGTGAAATATTTCTTTAACATCTGATGTTTTTGTAGTAGAACTCACAGCCAAATGAAATTCAGCATCTCTTCCACAAGCATTAAGAAGCTCCTTCATCTCAGCAAGCTTCATAAAATCTTTAGGACTTTTGCCAATTGTATCAACAAGTATAAGATCAAAATCCTTTGAATCAGTAATTTCATCTTTTAAATCTTTAAAAGACTCAATTGCTCTAACCGGAATACCCATAATATCACCATAAGTTTGAATTTGTTTTTTAGCTCCAATACGATAATTATCAATAGTAATAATTTTAATATTCAAACTCTTAGATTCTCCATTAATACCATAAATTGCTGCAAGTTTCGCAATTGTGGTGGTCTTTCCAACACCTGTTGGACCAACTAAAATAAAAACCCTTTTCTTAAGATCATCAATAATAGATCCTGAACATTTAATTGTTTTTGCAATATACAAAACAACATCCTCTCTAACTCTCTCATAATCATCAAGATCTGACAAACTGAATTCTCTCTTAATAAACTCATTAATGTCTTTAATATAATTTTCAGAAAAATCATTTTCTCTTAAAATATCTTCAATTTTTGTAATTGTTGGGTGGTTAATATTTTCCTTTTTTTGAGCAAGTTCTGTTTTAAGAGACTTAACTTCTTTGAGCACATCTTCAATTGAAGAATTTTCTTCTCTTTTAATGCTTTGAAGGATTTTTCGCTTTTCATCCTCAACATTAATCTGCTGATTACCAATGTCGTATCTAACATAACCTGAGACCTCAACCCAATCTTTACTAAACAAACCTAAAATCCCTCCATGAGGAATAGTTTTATAGGTCATAACCCTAGCATTCTTACCATATTTTTTCTTAATTATTTCTATAACTTCATTATAAGTTGGACCTTTTTCTGTAAAATATTGAACCATAATATTATTCTTCAACCTCTACTGTTTTAAGAACATTAACTTTAATATTTTGGGGAACCTCTAAAACAGACATAACAACAAGTTCTGGGATCTCTCTACTTGTTATCACTTTTATTATAGGTCTTGACGATTCGCTTGAGAGAATAACTGGATAAAACCCTTCTGCTTGAACCTCGTTTACAATTTTGAAAAGTTCATAAATAAATTTAGTTTTCAAATTAGGATCAATTGAACTTATAAGATCGTGATTAGATTCTATACGAGAATCAATTATTATTTGCTCAAAACTGGGGTTTAAGGTTATTACATTAAGCTCAGAATTTAAGTCTAAATATCCACTAGCTATCTGTCTTCCAACTGCTTGTCTACATTTTTCAATCAAGAAAAATGTATCCTTAGTAATACTTGTGAAATCTGCAATTGTTTCAAAAATTGTAACCAAATTGCGAATTGAAACCTGCTCTTTTAAAAGGCCCTGCAAAACCCTTTGAATCTCTCCAACTGAAAAATTCTTAAGAACCTCTTCAACAATAGCCCCATAATCTTTCTTAAAAACATCAAGGGTATTTTGAACATCTTGACGAGTCAAAATTTCGTAAGAATGTCTTTTAATAAGTTCTGTCATATGAGTAGCAATAATAGAAGGGGGATCAACAACAGTATATCCCAATTTTTCAGCAGTTTCTCGACCATCATCATTTACCCAAAGAGAAGGAAGTCCAAATGAAGGATCTTTAACTAGATCTCCATCTATTCCAGAATCAAGACCAATATTTATCACTAAAAATTTACCAAGCTTAATCTCACCTCGCCCAACTTCAACTCCTCTTAGTTTAAAAGAATAAGCATTGGGCTCAAGCCGCATATTGTCAACTATTCTAATCTTAGGCACAACTATTCCAAATTCAAATGCAATCTCGCGCCTTATCTTAACAATACGATCAAGTAGTTCAGAGGTTTTTGTATCATCAACTATTGGAACAAGATTATATCCAATCTCAAGAGCTAATGGATCAAGGGGAACAACAGGCGCAACATCTTTATCTAAATAAATTGCCGCTTGCTCTTCTTCCAGTTTCATTTTTTCATTAATTTCTTCTCTACTTTTTATGCCTGAAAGAGAATAAGCTAAAAATGCAATTAGCAAACTTAAAAAAATAAGAATTAAAGTTGGAAATCCAGGAAGAAAAGCTAAAAAAAACAAAAATCCAGAAACAATCCAATAAATTCCTAAATGATTTGTGAATTGCTCAAAAATCTCGCCACCAAAACTATTTTTTGAAATTGACCTAGTAACAATTAAACCTGTAGCTGTTGAAATTAAAAGGGCCGGTAATTGAGACACAAGCCCATCACCAACCGTCAATGAAACATAATTATTAAGAGCTTCATTAAAGTTAAGACCTTGTAAAGTTATTCCTACCAACAAACCGCCAAGAATATTTATAAGGGTTATCAAAAATCCAACCTTAACGTTTCCCGACACAAACTTAGAAGCTCCATCCATTGCGCCATAAAAATTGACTTCGGATTGTAAATCATTTTTTTGCCTTGTAGCCTCTTCTTCTGTCAAATTTCCAGAACTATAAGCAGAATCAATTGCCATTTGCTTACCAGGAAGCGCATCAAGAGCAAATCGAGCTGCAACTTCAGCTACCCTTGTTGCTCCTTTGGTAATTACAATGAATTGAACAGCAATGATTATTATAAATATTATAAATCCAACAACAAGTCCTTGAATTCCAGAACTACCTACAACAAATGTGCCAAATGTTCTTATCATTTGCCCATCAAAATTTATACCCTTAGTTAAAATTAATCTAGTAGAAGAAATATTAAGGACAAGTCCAAAAATAGTCATCACAAGTAACAAAGTGGGAAAAACAGAGAAATCTAGAGATCTCTTGGAATAAAGAACAATTAAAATAATTAAAAGACTTATTACTAGATTAACCGTAATCAAAACATCCAAAATAACCGCAGGAAGGGGTAAAATAAACCCGGCAACAATAAATATCAAACCAACTGAAATTATTAAATCAGACTTATTATTAAGCCCTAAATATCCTAATATAGAATTTTTTCTAGCATCCAACAATAGAACCTCTAATTAAACTTTTTAGTAATAGAATATACTCTCACAAGAATTTTTGAAACAACCTCCCAATATTCTCTTGGAATCTCTTCATTAACCTTAACATTAGCATAAAGCGCTCTTGCAAGCAGTTTATTTTCCATTAAAGGGACATTATTTTCTCTTGCAATTTTTTTAATTGTGAGAGCCATTTCATCCTGACCTTTTGCAAGTACCCTTGGAGCTAGCATTGTTTCGCTATCCCATTTAATAGCAACCGCAAAATGTTCTGGATTTGTAATTACTACATCTGCTTGAGGAACAGCTACTCTTAAATTAGTACTTAAAACAACCCTCATTCTCTCTTTTATTCTAGATCGAAGTAAAGGATCACCTTCCATTTCCTTTCTCTCCTGCTTTACCTCTTCTTTTGTCATTTTCAAACTCTCAATGTATTGAGATCTTTGAAACAAATAATCAAACACTCCGACAATTGCCAAAAATATTACTGAGAAAAAACATATCTTATAGGCAAGCACTAACACAATAGAAATCCCAGTCTGAAGCGTATACTCCGAAAGCTTAGAAATTTTGCCTATATTGTTTTCTATAATAAAATAGAATATTAAGCATATTATAACAACTTTTAACAAACTTTTAAACAAATTGAAAAAAGCCCCAGCTGAAAAAAAAGAATTTTTTGCCCACCTGGAAAAATTAAAACTAATTTTATCCCACTTTGGCTCTAAAGATTTAAAAGTAATAAAAAAGCCTACTTGAACAATATTCACAAAAAAATTAACAGCTAAGGATGCAAAAAAAAACAAAACGACATAACCCATGATGGATCTAATATATGCAAAACCCATAGCATAAATACTCATCTTCATAACTTCAGGAAGCTTGCTAGCCTGCTCTTTGAAAACAGCTACTAAATCTAAAGCAAAATAAGAAAGCATGAAAAAAAATAATGCAGATAACAATAAAAGACCAACAGCGGTATTAATTTCAGCAGACTTTAATACCCGTCCTTCTTCTCTTGCTTTTTGCTTTTTCTGGTCAGTGGGTAATTCGGTTCTTCCTTCATCATCTGCAGAAAAAAAATCAAGGGGAATATACCAACTTTTAATCAAAAATTCATCTTTTTTCATTATTTTAAAACTCTAGAAAACAATTTTAAAAAACTGGCAAGAGAATCTAAGGAAAGCTCAATCACTCTTTTTGAAGATATTGCTAAGCTTGGAAATCCAATATATAAAATTAACAGCCCTAAAAATAGCGAAGTTGAAAAACTAATTATTAATAAATTAATCTGGGGTGATGCTTTTGAAAGTATTCCCAATACCAAATAAAAAAGTAAAAGCAAAGACAATATTGGAAACGAAATTAATAAAGCTTTCTCAAAAAGAAATCCAAAAGACATAAACAAAAGCTTGATAAATTCTGAATTTCTCATATTTACCAAATGTTCAACCCTAATGTTCAAAACAGAATCATGTATGCCAATCACAAAAAACCGAAGTAAAAAATCGCTTGACAAGAACAAAAGCAAAAATAAATAAGCAAAAATTTGCGAAATAACCATACTATCTTCTTCTGAAAAGATATCAAAAACATTTGCATAAGCAAGCCCAATTTGATTCGAAAAGAAAAATCCAACTAAATGAAAAACATTGAAAATTATACTAACAAAAAATGCCTGAATAAGGCCTAAAATAGCTTCTCCTAATAAAATTAACACAAAAGAAAACATATTATCTAAAGGATAAGTAACTTTAATCTTTTCAACAATAATTACAGAGAGAATCAAAGAAAAGAAAAAATTAAAATATCCAATTTTTATTGTTGAAAAAAATGGAGAAAATTTTAAAAACATAAAAATTCTAACCAACACAGGTAAAATTGTAAAAGATTTTAAAACCAAAAAATTCAAATTCAAAATTTCATCCAAATAATATAATATTATAATTTAAAGTCATAAATTAAACATTTTGCAATTGATTAAAAATCATATAAGTAAATTGTATAAGCTTATTTAAAATCCAAGGACCAAAAATCACAATAGTTAAAAGTATAACAATAATCTTTGGAATAAAACTTAAAGTTTGATCTTGAATTGAAGTAATAGCTTGAAAAATTGAAATCAAAAGACCAACTATAAGAGCTATAATCAACATTGGAGCTGATAAGATAATAATGTTTTCAATAGAAATTCTAATTAAATAAAGAATGTGTCCTGCAGTCATATATACCCTACATAAAACTTTTAATAAGGCCACTAGTAATTAAAGTCCAGCCATCTACCATTACAAAAAGAATCAACTTAAAAGGCAAAGATATCATTACAGGAGGTAACATTATCATGCCCATAGCCATTAAAACAGAAGCAACAATAATGTCTAAAACTATAAAGGGTAAAAATATTAAAATTCCCATCTTGAAGGCCACTTTAAGCTCATGCAAAATAAAAGCTGCAATTAAAACATGTGTTGGTACTTCGCTAAAATTTTTTGGTCGATCATAATTACTAATACTCATAAATAACCTAATCTCTTCATGGCTCCCATCAGACATTTGTTTATACATAAAAATTCTAAGAGGCGCAATTCCTTTGTTATAAAATTCATCAAAATTTATTTTCGACTCTTTAAGAGGCAAATAAGCTTGTTTATATATAACATTAAAAGTTGGCCACATAGTAAAAATAGTTAAAAACAAAGCCAATCCCATTATTATCTGAGTAGGAGGAGATTGTTGAAGAGATAAAGCACGTCTAATAAAATCTAAAACTATGGATATTCTCAAAAACGAAGTCATTAAAACTAAAAATGCTGGAGAAAGAGTAATAATGGTTAATAGAATCAAAAGCTGCAAAGAAAAAGCTATCTCTGAACCACTAATATTTTCAAAATTTAAAAACGGAAAATTAAGACCTTTGGTGGCCTGCAAAGATTTTGTTTGCGCAAAAGATAAACTTGTTACACTAAAAAATAAAAAAAAATTAAAACACTTTCTCAAAATAAACCCTCTAAAATTTTTTTAATCTATCTTGTTTATCCTTAAGCGAAGTCTCAATTTTCTTCTCAAGTTTAACATAATCATTACTGGAAAAAGGAACTTCTTCTTTTTTGAGCAGCATTTTCTTAAAGATTGATTTAAAAGAATCTTTCT harbors:
- the fliR gene encoding flagellar biosynthetic protein FliR; protein product: MNLNFLVLKSFTILPVLVRIFMFLKFSPFFSTIKIGYFNFFFSLILSVIIVEKIKVTYPLDNMFSFVLILLGEAILGLIQAFFVSIIFNVFHLVGFFFSNQIGLAYANVFDIFSEEDSMVISQIFAYLFLLLFLSSDFLLRFFVIGIHDSVLNIRVEHLVNMRNSEFIKLLFMSFGFLFEKALLISFPILSLLLLFYLVLGILSKASPQINLLIISFSTSLFLGLLILYIGFPSLAISSKRVIELSLDSLASFLKLFSRVLK
- the flhB gene encoding flagellar biosynthesis protein FlhB: MKKDEFLIKSWYIPLDFFSADDEGRTELPTDQKKQKAREEGRVLKSAEINTAVGLLLLSALFFFMLSYFALDLVAVFKEQASKLPEVMKMSIYAMGFAYIRSIMGYVVLFFFASLAVNFFVNIVQVGFFITFKSLEPKWDKISFNFSRWAKNSFFSAGAFFNLFKSLLKVVIICLIFYFIIENNIGKISKLSEYTLQTGISIVLVLAYKICFFSVIFLAIVGVFDYLFQRSQYIESLKMTKEEVKQERKEMEGDPLLRSRIKERMRVVLSTNLRVAVPQADVVITNPEHFAVAIKWDSETMLAPRVLAKGQDEMALTIKKIARENNVPLMENKLLARALYANVKVNEEIPREYWEVVSKILVRVYSITKKFN
- the fliP gene encoding flagellar type III secretion system pore protein FliP (The bacterial flagellar biogenesis protein FliP forms a type III secretion system (T3SS)-type pore required for flagellar assembly.) encodes the protein MRKCFNFFLFFSVTSLSFAQTKSLQATKGLNFPFLNFENISGSEIAFSLQLLILLTIITLSPAFLVLMTSFLRISIVLDFIRRALSLQQSPPTQIIMGLALFLTIFTMWPTFNVIYKQAYLPLKESKINFDEFYNKGIAPLRIFMYKQMSDGSHEEIRLFMSISNYDRPKNFSEVPTHVLIAAFILHELKVAFKMGILIFLPFIVLDIIVASVLMAMGMIMLPPVMISLPFKLILFVMVDGWTLITSGLIKSFM
- the fliQ gene encoding flagellar biosynthesis protein FliQ, yielding MTAGHILYLIRISIENIIILSAPMLIIALIVGLLISIFQAITSIQDQTLSFIPKIIVILLTIVIFGPWILNKLIQFTYMIFNQLQNV
- a CDS encoding MinD/ParA family protein, with protein sequence MEDQAQSLRDMMRLNGKFNFSVDEKVQNSKTRFIAVSSGKGGVGKSNIAIGLALKYSELGKKVLILDADIGMANVNILLGVIPKYSIYHMIAQSRDIREVITKTEYNIDLLAGASGTMELLDLSDVDVNKFIKELLKIYEYDIVVIDTSAGISRQVISFLLSSDDVVIVTTPEPTSITDAYGIIKVLSYKMENLKNLRLIVNRVANVSEAKGVAKKVIDISGQFLNLNIDYLGYIYEDQNVRSSVFKQKPFVLVNPNSKASYCLDSIVATLEEVSLDSRKRRGVIGFILRFFGVE
- the flhF gene encoding flagellar biosynthesis protein FlhF — its product is MVQYFTEKGPTYNEVIEIIKKKYGKNARVMTYKTIPHGGILGLFSKDWVEVSGYVRYDIGNQQINVEDEKRKILQSIKREENSSIEDVLKEVKSLKTELAQKKENINHPTITKIEDILRENDFSENYIKDINEFIKREFSLSDLDDYERVREDVVLYIAKTIKCSGSIIDDLKKRVFILVGPTGVGKTTTIAKLAAIYGINGESKSLNIKIITIDNYRIGAKKQIQTYGDIMGIPVRAIESFKDLKDEITDSKDFDLILVDTIGKSPKDFMKLAEMKELLNACGRDAEFHLAVSSTTKTSDVKEIFHQFSPFNYKTVIFTKVDETTCVGNLISLIYEMKKVVSYVTDGQIVPHNISVAEPLTFIRRINGYRISDDAEFIKKIKSKSYY
- the flhA gene encoding flagellar biosynthesis protein FlhA, with product MLDARKNSILGYLGLNNKSDLIISVGLIFIVAGFILPLPAVILDVLITVNLVISLLIILIVLYSKRSLDFSVFPTLLLVMTIFGLVLNISSTRLILTKGINFDGQMIRTFGTFVVGSSGIQGLVVGFIIFIIIIAVQFIVITKGATRVAEVAARFALDALPGKQMAIDSAYSSGNLTEEEATRQKNDLQSEVNFYGAMDGASKFVSGNVKVGFLITLINILGGLLVGITLQGLNFNEALNNYVSLTVGDGLVSQLPALLISTATGLIVTRSISKNSFGGEIFEQFTNHLGIYWIVSGFLFFLAFLPGFPTLILIFLSLLIAFLAYSLSGIKSREEINEKMKLEEEQAAIYLDKDVAPVVPLDPLALEIGYNLVPIVDDTKTSELLDRIVKIRREIAFEFGIVVPKIRIVDNMRLEPNAYSFKLRGVEVGRGEIKLGKFLVINIGLDSGIDGDLVKDPSFGLPSLWVNDDGRETAEKLGYTVVDPPSIIATHMTELIKRHSYEILTRQDVQNTLDVFKKDYGAIVEEVLKNFSVGEIQRVLQGLLKEQVSIRNLVTIFETIADFTSITKDTFFLIEKCRQAVGRQIASGYLDLNSELNVITLNPSFEQIIIDSRIESNHDLISSIDPNLKTKFIYELFKIVNEVQAEGFYPVILSSESSRPIIKVITSREIPELVVMSVLEVPQNIKVNVLKTVEVEE